The Candidatus Phaeomarinobacter ectocarpi genome includes a region encoding these proteins:
- the gltA gene encoding citrate synthase, with product MKGGPKATAKIDVEGNSYDLPVYAGSEGPDVVDISKFYGQSGRFTYDPGFTSTASCESKITFIDGEKGILLHRGYPIGQLAEKGDFIETCYLLLEGDLPTESQYQEFERAITYHTMVHEQLNYLYRGFRRDAHPMAIMTGVVGALSAFYHDSTDINDPEQRMIASRRLIAKMPTLAAMAFKYSMGQPFVYPKNNLSYAENFLHMCFAVPAEEYKVDPVLARAMDRIFILHADHEQNASTSTVRLAGSSGANPFACIAAGIACLWGPSHGGANEAALEMLMEIGSVDRIPEYVEKAKDKNDPFRLMGFGHRVYKNYDPRATVMQETCHEVLQTLGIKDDPLLNVAMELEKIALEDEYFVEKKLYPNIDFYSGITLRALGFPTDMFTVLFALARTVGWIAQWKEMIEDPSQRIGRPRQLYTGYPTREYTERSSR from the coding sequence ATGAAGGGTGGTCCCAAAGCCACCGCCAAGATCGATGTGGAAGGCAACAGCTACGACCTTCCGGTCTATGCCGGTTCCGAAGGACCAGATGTTGTAGACATCTCCAAATTCTACGGACAGAGCGGCCGTTTCACCTATGACCCTGGCTTCACCTCAACGGCAAGCTGCGAAAGCAAGATCACATTCATCGACGGGGAAAAGGGTATCCTGCTGCACCGTGGTTACCCGATTGGTCAGCTCGCGGAAAAAGGTGATTTCATCGAGACATGCTACCTGCTTCTGGAAGGTGACCTGCCGACTGAAAGCCAGTATCAGGAATTTGAGCGCGCCATCACCTACCACACCATGGTTCATGAGCAGCTGAATTACCTGTATCGCGGCTTCCGCCGTGACGCACACCCTATGGCGATCATGACCGGAGTGGTTGGCGCGCTGTCCGCGTTCTATCACGACTCCACCGACATCAATGATCCAGAACAGCGGATGATCGCAAGCCGACGTCTAATTGCCAAGATGCCGACACTTGCGGCGATGGCGTTCAAGTACTCAATGGGTCAGCCATTCGTGTACCCGAAGAATAACCTCTCATATGCTGAAAACTTCCTGCATATGTGCTTCGCGGTTCCAGCTGAAGAATACAAAGTTGATCCTGTTCTGGCACGCGCCATGGATCGCATTTTTATTCTGCATGCTGACCATGAGCAGAATGCTTCCACATCGACTGTCCGCCTTGCTGGTTCATCCGGGGCCAACCCGTTTGCATGCATTGCAGCTGGCATTGCCTGCCTCTGGGGCCCAAGCCACGGCGGTGCCAATGAAGCAGCTCTCGAGATGCTCATGGAAATTGGCAGTGTTGACCGCATTCCAGAATATGTTGAGAAGGCAAAGGACAAGAACGACCCGTTCCGTCTGATGGGCTTTGGTCACCGTGTGTACAAGAACTACGACCCACGTGCGACGGTGATGCAGGAGACGTGTCATGAAGTTCTACAGACGCTCGGCATCAAAGACGATCCGCTCCTGAACGTGGCCATGGAGCTTGAGAAGATCGCACTTGAGGATGAGTACTTTGTTGAGAAGAAGCTCTACCCGAACATCGATTTCTATTCAGGCATCACACTGCGTGCGCTGGGCTTCCCGACAGACATGTTCACGGTTCTGTTTGCTCTGGCCCGAACCGTTGGCTGGATAGCCCAGTGGAAAGAAATGATCGAGGATCCGAGCCAGCGCATTGGTCGTCCTCGTCAGCTCTACACCGGCTATCCGACCCGCGAATACACTGAGCGTAGCAGCCGCTAG
- the gltX gene encoding glutamate--tRNA ligase, whose product MPAGASTSQGSKTVRTRFAPSPTGFLHIGGTRTALFSWLFARHHGGQFLLRIEDTDRARSTDEAVEAIFEGMRWLGLEWDEDVVFQYAQRNRHADVANQLLADGKAYRCYASKEDLAEMREAAKAEGKPQGYDGRWRDRDPAEAPEGVEPVIRIKMPRDGETVIRDHVQGDVTIPNAVLDDYILLRSDGSPTYMLSVVVDDHDMNITHVIRGDDHLTNAARQINLMTALGWDVPEYAHVPMIHGADGAKLSKRHGAMGAEEYRDMGFLPEAMRNYLARLGWSHGDDEVFSTDQAIEWFGLDAIGKSPAKFDFVKLANLNGIHMREADDTRLANETLRMMTDVKGWQVTDDTRDALITAMPGLKERAKTIDDLAESARFLIETRPLAMSDKAAKLLDDDGRGVLTGIAPKLEALPSWTLDGLEAAVRDFADEKELKLGKVAQPLRAALTGTTTSPGIFDVLAVLGKDECLARIKDQAA is encoded by the coding sequence ATGCCGGCTGGCGCCTCCACATCCCAAGGCAGCAAAACGGTTCGCACCCGATTTGCTCCCTCACCCACTGGTTTTCTGCACATTGGTGGCACGCGCACTGCTTTGTTCAGCTGGCTGTTTGCCCGTCATCATGGCGGCCAATTTCTACTGCGGATCGAAGATACAGACCGGGCCCGATCAACGGATGAAGCTGTTGAAGCCATTTTCGAAGGTATGCGGTGGCTTGGACTGGAATGGGACGAGGATGTCGTCTTCCAATATGCGCAGCGCAATCGCCATGCTGATGTTGCCAATCAACTTTTGGCAGATGGCAAGGCATACAGGTGCTACGCCTCTAAGGAAGACCTTGCAGAAATGCGCGAGGCTGCAAAGGCTGAAGGAAAGCCGCAAGGCTATGATGGCCGATGGCGAGACCGCGATCCTGCTGAGGCTCCTGAGGGTGTTGAACCCGTCATTCGCATCAAGATGCCGCGTGACGGTGAAACCGTTATCCGTGATCATGTCCAGGGCGACGTGACCATCCCAAATGCCGTGTTGGACGACTACATCCTGCTTCGCTCAGACGGGTCTCCAACATACATGCTCTCAGTGGTGGTTGATGATCACGACATGAACATCACCCATGTGATCCGTGGAGATGACCACCTCACCAATGCCGCACGTCAGATAAACCTGATGACGGCACTAGGCTGGGACGTTCCCGAGTATGCCCATGTGCCGATGATCCATGGTGCTGATGGTGCGAAGCTTTCCAAGCGACATGGCGCAATGGGTGCCGAAGAATATCGAGATATGGGTTTCCTGCCTGAAGCCATGCGAAATTACCTTGCGCGGCTTGGCTGGAGCCATGGTGACGATGAAGTGTTTTCAACAGATCAGGCCATTGAGTGGTTTGGCCTTGATGCGATCGGCAAGTCACCCGCCAAGTTCGACTTTGTGAAACTTGCCAACCTCAATGGCATTCATATGCGTGAGGCAGATGATACACGTCTGGCAAATGAAACCCTGCGCATGATGACGGATGTCAAAGGCTGGCAGGTGACCGATGACACGCGCGACGCTCTGATCACCGCCATGCCTGGACTCAAGGAACGCGCAAAGACCATTGACGACCTGGCGGAAAGCGCCCGTTTCCTGATCGAAACACGGCCGCTTGCCATGTCCGACAAAGCGGCAAAACTGCTCGATGATGATGGTCGTGGAGTGCTTACGGGGATTGCGCCAAAGCTAGAGGCACTCCCTTCCTGGACGCTGGACGGCCTTGAAGCCGCGGTGCGCGATTTTGCTGATGAAAAAGAACTCAAGCTTGGAAAAGTTGCGCAGCCCTTGCGCGCAGCTTTGACCGGGACAACGACATCGCCTGGCATATTTGATGTGCTGGCCGTATTGGGCAAAGACGAATGTCTTGCCCGCATCAAGGATCAGGCTGCCTAA
- the lpxB gene encoding lipid-A-disaccharide synthase, which yields MSQLPEVQSRPLRVMLIAGEPSGDILGAELMTSIRRSSPVSVEFLGIGGDRMTAEGLDSLVDMSEIAVMGLREVVPRIPLILRRVAETARNAVAADPHVVVIIDSPDFTHRVAKSIAKQAPHIPIINYVSPQVWAWRQGRAAKMATYLSHVLALLPFEPAFYAEKSTLPCTFVGHPVLERVQLGGGEAFRVRHNIAKDAPVLALLPGSRPNEVKGLIAIFLETARRLRREMPDLVVVLPTVPNVSALVREKLAGESLPLILVEDQAEKFAAFDAADAALAASGTVSLELGLARVPTVIGYRIERLAAFIIRRLAKVESIVLANLVLGRKVIPEYLQEECEPETLARALAPLMTDTPERAEMITALSEMRRRLGDDGGLKPADRAAEVVLSIGLPEQERRAAQLPL from the coding sequence ATGAGCCAACTCCCTGAGGTTCAATCAAGGCCACTGCGCGTGATGCTCATCGCAGGTGAGCCATCGGGGGACATTCTCGGTGCGGAGTTGATGACCAGCATTCGCAGGTCGTCCCCAGTGTCCGTTGAGTTTCTTGGCATTGGTGGCGATCGGATGACGGCGGAAGGACTCGACAGTCTTGTGGACATGTCCGAGATAGCCGTCATGGGGCTTCGCGAGGTTGTTCCCAGGATTCCGCTCATTCTGCGGCGTGTTGCAGAAACAGCGCGTAATGCTGTGGCAGCTGACCCTCACGTGGTGGTTATCATCGATTCACCGGACTTCACGCACCGGGTTGCCAAGAGCATTGCAAAACAGGCGCCGCATATTCCCATCATCAACTATGTGTCTCCACAGGTTTGGGCGTGGCGTCAGGGCCGGGCGGCCAAAATGGCGACATACCTCAGTCATGTGCTGGCACTGTTGCCCTTCGAGCCAGCTTTCTACGCCGAGAAGTCAACGCTTCCATGTACTTTCGTTGGTCATCCCGTGCTGGAGCGTGTGCAGCTAGGTGGCGGCGAAGCATTCAGGGTGCGGCACAACATTGCCAAAGATGCACCAGTGCTCGCTCTATTGCCTGGCAGTCGGCCAAATGAAGTGAAGGGGCTGATCGCCATCTTTCTTGAGACAGCCCGGCGACTACGCCGAGAGATGCCCGATTTGGTGGTAGTCCTGCCGACAGTACCTAATGTTTCTGCCTTGGTGCGCGAAAAGCTGGCAGGAGAAAGCCTGCCGCTCATTCTGGTCGAAGATCAGGCAGAAAAATTTGCGGCCTTTGATGCTGCAGATGCCGCTCTGGCGGCCTCAGGCACTGTTTCTCTTGAGTTGGGCCTCGCACGTGTGCCGACAGTTATCGGTTATCGGATCGAGCGACTTGCTGCCTTCATTATTCGCCGGTTGGCGAAAGTCGAAAGCATTGTGCTTGCCAATCTGGTGCTGGGACGCAAAGTCATTCCGGAGTATCTGCAGGAAGAATGCGAACCTGAGACACTGGCCCGTGCACTTGCCCCCTTGATGACGGACACGCCGGAACGAGCAGAGATGATCACGGCCCTCAGTGAAATGCGCAGGCGTCTTGGTGACGACGGTGGGCTGAAGCCAGCGGACCGTGCTGCCGAGGTCGTGCTCTCGATTGGGCTTCCGGAACAAGAACGCCGGGCCGCTCAACTGCCGCTATAG